The Opitutaceae bacterium genome has a window encoding:
- a CDS encoding GNAT family N-acetyltransferase, giving the protein MPPPIRYLADANVDPVTDRQIRDLLTTCFTKAEDEVFKHRRYFIEPYPHRWIIRDPDPAGPIIAHIGVHDRTMRVGSGTRRFAGIAEVCVHPGHRSRGHVRSMLAVIHPWLAVHGFPFSILFGDPNVYRSSGYRVIDTIRMNRDPADPDSPRKTVTAMIRPLTDEPWPEESVYIPGNPF; this is encoded by the coding sequence ATGCCTCCGCCCATCCGCTACCTCGCCGACGCCAACGTCGATCCCGTGACCGACCGGCAGATCCGGGACCTCCTGACCACCTGCTTCACCAAGGCTGAAGATGAGGTCTTCAAGCACCGCCGCTATTTCATCGAGCCCTATCCCCACCGCTGGATCATCCGGGATCCCGATCCGGCCGGCCCGATCATCGCCCATATCGGAGTCCATGACAGAACGATGCGGGTCGGTTCAGGAACCCGTCGCTTTGCCGGGATTGCCGAAGTCTGTGTTCATCCGGGGCATCGGAGCCGGGGTCATGTTCGATCGATGCTGGCCGTCATCCACCCCTGGCTGGCCGTTCACGGATTTCCTTTCTCGATACTCTTTGGCGACCCGAACGTTTATCGATCCAGCGGCTACCGCGTCATCGACACCATTCGGATGAACAGGGATCCGGCCGACCCGGACAGTCCGCGGAAAACGGTCACCGCCATGATCCGACCACTCACTGACGAGCCCTGGCCGGAAGAATCTGTTTACATTCCAGGCAACCCTTTCTGA